From Mytilus edulis chromosome 8, xbMytEdul2.2, whole genome shotgun sequence, one genomic window encodes:
- the LOC139486121 gene encoding uncharacterized protein, translating to METMELTYRDYHNKVFSPLDLKEMELDVLKRDANRHLGRLNGLKMRYIDWFSRRQNSFLDSLKLIHLLAAQLLPREVNTISHYRKVINIANKFPRNGTPRDGSSSKMEEFLMFWDEWYMLKLENDSLYARVCEFCKSVRRLRQQVLKDEIDRLHHRLNLTCSEDFDFTHIGNDRNNLFTYKVALHDHKYHGLVSFIPYLISYATKLCYWTSKLHIEVL from the exons ATGGAAACTATGGAGCTGACATACAGAGATTATCA CAACAAGGTATTCAGTCCTCTGGATCTGAAGGAAATGGAACTTGACGTCCTCAAACGAGATGCTAATAGACATTTGGGAAGATTAAATGGTCTAAAGATGCGATACATAGACTGGTTTTCAAGGAGACAAAACTCATTTCTTGATTCATTAAAGTTGATTCATTTACTGGCTGCGCAGCTATTACCTAGAGAAGTAAATACAATCAGTCACTACAGAAAAGTTATCAACATAGCCAACAAATTTCCAAGGAACGGAACACCGCGAGATGGTAGTTCATCAAAAATGGAAGAATTTCTTATGTTTTGGGACGAGTGGTACATGTTGAAATTGGAAAATGACTCTTTATATGCCAGAGTTTGTGAATTCTGCAAAAGTGTCAGACGGTTAAGACAGCAAGTATTAAAAGACGAGATAGACAGATTACACCATCGACTGAATCTAACATGTTCTGAAGACTTTGACTTTACTCACATCGGTAATGACAGAAATAATTTATTCACGTATAAAGTAGCGTTACATGACCATAAATATCACGGACTTGTCAGCTTTATTCCATACCTGATCAGCTATGCCACAAAGTTATGTTATTGGACCAGCAAACTCCATATAGAAGTATTATAA